In Flammeovirgaceae bacterium, the sequence CTTCCTGTATGTTTAGCAAGTCGCTGGTTTCTTTAATGTAAACCGAGCGTTTAATCGGGTCGGGTATCAGGGCGATACTGGTTACGATTTCGCGTATAGCCTCGGCTTTCTTTATCGGATCGTTAACCGAGCCGGCCGAATACAAATCAATTTTAAAGGAGATGAAATCGCGTGTGTGGGTTTTAAGGTTGTGCTGAAACTCGGTGCTACCCATTTTGCGCGAGTAGCTGTCGGGGTCTTCACCATCGGGCAGTAACACTACACGTACGTTCAACCCGCCTTTCAAAATCAAATCAATTCCCCGAAGGGCTGCCTTCACTCCGGCCGCATCGCCATCAAATAATACCGTTACGTTTTCGGTAAACCTGCGCATCAGGCGTATTTGTTCTTCGGTAAGCGCAGTGCCCGATGAAGCCACCACATTTTCAATGCCCGCCTGGTGCAATGAAATCACATCGGTGTATCCTTCAACCAAATAACAGAAATCGAGTTTCCGGATTTCATTCTTTGCCTGAAACAAGCCGTATAAAACATTGCTCTTATGGTAGATTTCTGTTTCGGGTGAGTTGATGTATTTAGGCTGATCTTTTTCTTTGGTTAATATCCGGGCACCAAAAGCAACAACTTTACCGGCCAGGTTGTGCACCGGAAAAATAACTCTTCCGCGAAAGCGATCGTACCGCTTCCGCGGCCCCTCTTCTTTTGAAATGATTAGCCCGGCTCGTTCCAAAACCTCAGCGCTGAACCCGCTGCGCAGTGCATGCTTCTCAAAATGATCCCATTCATTGAGGCTGTAGCCTAAATCAAACTTATCGAGGGTTCGATCGTTAAAGCCGCGCTCACGGAAATAGCTCAACCCTATGCTTTGCCCCTCTTCGGTATTATGCAAAAGATCTTTAAAGTACTCTTTTGCAAAATTCATAACGATGTACAGGCTGTCTCGTTCATTTTGTGCAGCCTGGTCTTCTGCCGAAACAGCCTCCTCCTTAATTTCAACA encodes:
- a CDS encoding DNA primase yields the protein MISPSTIDEVKNRMDIYDVVSDFVSLKRSGQNYKALSPFTNEKTPSFYVVPSKGIFKDFSSGKGGDAITFVMEHEGLGYLEAIRYLAKKYGVEIKEEAVSAEDQAAQNERDSLYIVMNFAKEYFKDLLHNTEEGQSIGLSYFRERGFNDRTLDKFDLGYSLNEWDHFEKHALRSGFSAEVLERAGLIISKEEGPRKRYDRFRGRVIFPVHNLAGKVVAFGARILTKEKDQPKYINSPETEIYHKSNVLYGLFQAKNEIRKLDFCYLVEGYTDVISLHQAGIENVVASSGTALTEEQIRLMRRFTENVTVLFDGDAAGVKAALRGIDLILKGGLNVRVVLLPDGEDPDSYSRKMGSTEFQHNLKTHTRDFISFKIDLYSAGSVNDPIKKAEAIREIVTSIALIPDPIKRSVYIKETSDLLNIQEAVLLTELNKILIQERKRREQERWREEQPEPIESLHEAQPLARTDSQTMVQMQERETIRLLLNYAENNMTDENGEQTVIDFLLNELDDVEFTNPVYKEIFTVFKNGSATGERIDNFYFLENGSAEVKKAVADLITSRYETSPHWSEKYHIYFPHERDVMQQVTLSNVLRLKFRIIQKMMEENLAEMKGKDDKHVDQYLLRHEQLKLAEKELADALGIVVPR